CGTTACTTCGGCCCGATTGTCGGCAACTGGACAACCTGTCAGAACGATTCATTTGCGTTCCAGTTGGCGCAGGGGGTTCGGGCCTTTGATATTCGGATTGGCTACGAGTTGCGAGCGGAGGGCGAGCGCTTTTACTTTCATCACAACGGCGGCCGCTCCGGACGACTCCTCGATGAATTGCTGGAGGCCGTACTGGCGTTTATCACGGAAAATCCCGGGGAGTTCCTGATGCTCGACTTTCACCAGTTGGGCGATGGTAAACACCCCTTCCCCTACCAGACGTTCAGCGACCTGATGGCCGATCGTCTGGGGCCTCACGCCATTGCCCACTCCCTCGCCGACCTGTCGGTCGGCGAACTCAAGCGCACCCGCACACGCAGCCGGGTGATGCTCGCCGCCAGCGGCTCGCTGGACCTGGACCGCACACTGTTCTGGCCGAGAATCAGCCACAAATGGAAGGACAGCACCTTCACCAGCCCCCAGGACCTGTACCTGCATATTGCCCGCACCCTGGACAAGGAGCCGGTCTCCAGCACTTTTCCCTGGTCGCTGTCGGCAACCTGCTATTCCCTGCTTGGCCCCGCCGACATCAAGCACTACCTGGACATCTGGTTTCACCCCAGCGTGCCCTGGATCAGTCGGTGTTCCATCATCAATAGCGACTTCGTCGATGAGTCAACGATTGTCGAGCATTGTGCGATGGCCAATGCCATCAAAGCTGCCGCAATCACGCCTTGACCGACCCAGATCATGCATCCACTACAAATCTCCTGCAGGACCAGCCCGGGCGGCGTCCCGCTGCTCGGGATGGGGCCGGCGCATTCAACACATTCGCCGGCCAAACCCTACCCTGTCACCACAGCGGCAAGCTGTAGCTGACAATCAAACGGTTCTCGTCGATGTCGCTGGCGAAGCTGCTGCGATAGCTGGCATTGCGCCATTTGATCCCGACGTTTTTCAGCGCACCGCTCTGGATCACGTAACCGATGTCGGTGTTGCGTTCCCACTCTTTGCCGTCCCCCGGTGCGGCGCCGAGGTTGACCTGGTCGCCCTTGACGTAACGGGTCATGAAGGTCAGGCCCGGGATGCCGACGCCGGCGAAGTTGAAGTCGTAGCGGGCCTGGAAGGAGCGTTCGTCCTGGTTGGCGAAGTCGTTGATCTGCACCAGGTTGACCAGGTACGGGTCGGCGCCATTGACGTTGGCGAAGCCGGTGTCACCGCTCATTTTCTGGTAGGTCAGGCCAAACGCATGAGCACCCAGGGCGTAGGTGAACATCGCACCGAGCATGCGGTTGTCAACGTTGCTATTGCCGTCATCGGTGGCACTCGACCAGCGCAGGTCGGACTTCAGCGACTGGCCCTCGGTCACTGCCAAGGTGTGGCTCAGGGTCAAGAAGTGCTGCTTGTACAGATCCTCCAGGTGGGCGTAGTGATAACCGGTGGTCAGGCCGTTGCTCCACTTGTAGTCACCGCCGATGAAATCGAACTGGTCGGTGGTCGCATTGGCGCCGGTGACGATGTTGCGGCGCGGCCCTTTCATCACCGTCATGTCTTCGCGGTTACTGGAGTTACGCTGGCTGACCTGGGTCAGGCGCCCGCCGTTGAAGGTCAGGTTGTCCAGGTCCATGGAGGTCAACTGGCCGCCCTCGAAGGTCTGCGGCAACAGGCGCGTATCGTTGGGCACCAGCACCGGCAGCTTGGGCATCAGCGTACCAACCTTGAGGGTAGTCTTGGACACCCGCACCTTGCCGGTCACACCCAGTTCGCTGTAGTTGTCCGGGGCGCGCCTGGACGTCGGTCCCTGGGGCAGCAAGCCGGTAACGCCGGCGCGATCCGGGCTTGAATCGAGCTTGATCCCGAGCAGGCCCTGGGCATCGACACCAAAACCCACCGTGCCCTCGGTGAAACCCGACTCCATCTTCAGGATGAAACCCTGGGCCCACTCCTCGCCCTTGTTTTGCGGCGCGTTGGCCTGGCGGAAGTCGCGGTTCATGTAGAAGTTACGCATCTCCACACTGGCCTTGCTGTCGTTGATGAAGTCGGCGGACGCTGGGGCGCAGACACCGATGACCCCGGCCATACCGGACAACTGGGCAATGCGGACAGATCGTTTGACGTACATAAGGCTCTCTTTTTTATTGTTGTGGTGCAGCACACCCACGCACCCTGCGTGGGCTCCCTACAGCGGCAAATCAGGTTCTAGAAATTGCGCCGGTTGAGCTTGAGCACCCAGCCGACAATGCCGACCCGGAACAGCAACACGCAGAGGACGAAAATCATCCCCAGGATCACGTGCACCCATTCCCCCAGCGGGCCGTTGGACAGGTAGCTCTGCAAGGTCACCACCACAGTGGCGCCCACCAGTGGACCGAGGATGGTGCCGACACCGCCGAGCAGGGTCATCAGGATCACCTCGCCGGACATGTGCCAGTGCGCGTCGGTGAGCGACGCCAGCTGGAACACCACAGTCTTGGTCGAACCGGCGAGGCCGGTCAGCGCCGCCGAGATGACGAACGCCAGCAGCTTGTGCGCGTCGACGTTGTAGCCGAGGGAAATCGCCCGTGGCTCGTTCTCGCGAATCGCCTTGAGCACTTGGCCGTAAGGCGAGTGGATGGTGCGCTGGATGACCGCGAAGCCGAACACGAACACCGCCAGCACGAAGTAGTACATGGTCAGGTTGTTGCTCAGCTCCAGCAGCCCGAACAACTCACCACGCGGCACCCCGTGCAGGCCGTTTTCGCCGCCGGTGAACGGCGCCTGGACGTAGAGAAAGAACACCAGCTGCGCCAATGCCAGGGTGATCATCGCGAAGTAGATGCCCTGGCGCCGGATCGCCAGCAAGCCAAACACCAACCCCATCAGCGCAGAGCTCAAGGTGCCAAGGATGATCCCCAGGCCGGTGTCGAGACCGCTGTACTGGGTCAGCAGGAATCCGGTGACGTAGCCACCGGTGGCGAGGAACGCCGCGTGCCCGAAGGACAACAAGCCGGCGTAACCCAGCAGCAGGTTAAAGGCACAGGCGAACAGCGCGAAACACAGCAACTTCATCAGGAACACCGGGTAGATCGCCGCCGGCGCCACCAGCGCCACGGCGAACAGTGCCAGGTAGAAGCCACGCTTGCGCCGGGTTGCCGCCTTTTGCCGTTCCAGCACCACTTGCGGTGGCTGGCGTACGGCCTCTGGTTTGATCTGCAGACTTGTCATGTTATGCCTCCTTTCCGAACAGGCCTGCCGGACGCAGCAGCAGCACCAGGACCATCACCAGGAACACCACGGTGTTGGCCGCTTCTGGATAAAACACCTTGGTCAGCCCTTCGATCAGGCCCATGGCCAGGCCGGTGACGATGGCGCCCATGATCGAGCCCATGCCGCCGATCACCACCACCGCAAACACCACGATCAGCAGGTTGGCGCCCATGGTCGGGGTCACCGAATAGATCGGTGCCGCCAGCACGCCGGCAAAGGCCGCAAGGGCTGCGCCGTAGCCATAGGTCAGGGTGATCAGCAGCGGCACGTTGATGCCGAAGGCCTGCATCAGCTTCGGGTTCTCGGTGCCGGCGCGCAGGTAGGAGCCAAGCCGGGTGCGTTCGATCATGTACCAGGTGACCAGGCACACCGCCAACGCGGCAACGATCACCCAGGCGCGATAGGTCGGCAGGAACATGAAGCCGAGGTTGTAGCCGCCCTTCAGTTGCTCAGGCATCGGGTAGGCCGAGCCGGACACGCCGAACAGCTTGACGAACGAGCCTTCAAGGATCAGCGCCAGGCCGAAGGTCAGCAGCAGGCCGTAGAGGTGATCCTCACCGGCGATACGCCGCAGCAGGTAACGCTCGATCAGCACGCCGACCGCCCCCACCAGCAGCGGCGCCAGCACCAGCGCCATCCAGTAGTTGACGCCCAGCCAGTTCAGCGCCATCACCGCGGTGAACGCGCCGAGCATGTACTGCGCGCCGTGGGCAAAGTTGATGATGCGCAACAGCCCGAAAATGATCGCCAGGCCGAGGCTGAGCAAGGCATAGAATGCGCCGTTGATCAGGCCCAGGAGCAACTGCCCGGACATCACCGCCAGGGGAATACCGAATATCAAAGTCATGATTCATCACCCACAGAAAGACCCTGATGCCCGGCAACCCAGCCGCCGGGCACGCGCTATCAGTCATGCATCGGTCAGTTTTGGCTGAGCAACTTGCACTTGCTCTCGGCCACCGGGCGGTAGGCCTCGTCGCCGGGGATGGTGCGCACGATCTTGTACAGGTCCCACTCGCCCTTGGACTCGGCCGGGGTCTTGACCTGCACCAGGTACATGTCGTGGACCATGCGTCCGTCGGCGCGGATCTTGCCGTTCTTGGCGAACATGTCGTTGACCGGCGTCGCCATCATCTGCGTGCGCACGGTTTGTGCTTCATCACTGCCGGTGGCCTTGATCGCGTTGAGGTAGTTCATGGTCGCCGAGTAGATCCCCGCCGGCACCATGCCCGGCATCTTGCCGGTGCGTTTGTGGTAACGCTCGGCCCAGGCGCGGCTCTCGTCGTTCATGTCCCAGTACCAGCCGGTGGTCAGCATCAGGCCCTGGGTCACGTCCAGGCCCATGGCGTGGATGTCGTTGAGAAACACCACCATGCCCGCCTGCTTCTGCCCGGATTGGGCGACGCCAAACTGGTTGGCGGTCTTCAGCGAATTGACGGTGTCGGCACCGGCGTTGGCGAAGGCGATCACCTCGGCACCGGAGCCCTGTGCCTGGAGGATGTAGGAGGAAAAGTCGTTGGTGGGAAACGGGTGACGAACCTTGCCCACGACTTTGCCGCCATCGGCTTCGACGACTTTAGTGATGTCCGCTTCCATCGCATGGCCGAAGGCATAGTCGGCGGTGATGATGAACCAGCTCTTGCCGCCGTCGGCCAGCACCGACTTGGCCGTACCGTTGGCCAGGGCGTAGGAGTCGTAGGTCCAGTGAATATGGTTGGGCGAGCAGAATTCGTTGGTCAGGCTCGACGCCGCCGCACCGGAAATCAGCGCCAGTTTGCCGGACTGCTCGACCACCTTGCTGGCGGCCAGCACCACCGAGGAGGCGACCATGCCGGTGACCATGTCGACGTTACGCTCATCGACCCACTGGCGCACGGTGTTGGCGCCGACGTCCGGTTTGTTCAGGTCGTCGGCGCTGAACACCACAATTTTCTTGCCGTTGACCTGGCCGCCGAAATCCTCGATGGCCATGTTCAACGCGTCCAGGCCACCGGGGCCGGACAGGTCGCGGTAAGTGCCCGACATGTCCGCCAGGTAACCGATGCGAATTTCATCGTCGCTGATCTGCGCCTGGGCCGCGCCGGCGATCAGGCTGGAAGCCAGGATGGCGCTTGCTGTTTGCTGAAAAACCTTCATGTAGATCACCCCACTGTCCGACGTTATTTTTATTGTTCCAGGCAAAGCGGCCCCGTGCCGTCGAGGTGAAAGCCTCGGCGACCTGCATGATGCTCGGGGTAAAACGGGTGTCAGACGCCCAGGCAGCTGTGCAGCAGCTCCTGCTTGGCGTCCAGTTCAGCAGCGCTGATCTGTTCCACGATCTGGCCGTGATCCATCAGGTAATGACGGTCGGCCAGGGGCGCGGCAAAACGGAAATTCTGTTCCACCAGGACGATGGTCAGGCCCTTGTTTTTCAGCTTGATCAGCACCTGACCAAGCTTTTGCACGATCACCGGGGCCAGGCCTTCGGTGATCTCGTCGAGCAGCAGCAGGTTGGCCCCGGTCCGCAGGATTCGCGCCATCGCCAGCATTTGCTGTTCACCGCCGGACAGTCGCGTGCCCTGGCTGAAGCGGCGTTCGTAGAGGTTGGGGAACATCTCGTAGATTTCGTCCAGGCTCATGCCATCGCTGCGCACATTGGGCGGCAGCAGCAGGTTTTCCTCGACGTTCAAGCTGGCGAAAATGCCCCGCTCCTCCGGGCAGAAACCCACGCCCAGACGCGGGATCAGGTGCGCCGACAGGCCGATGGTTTCGGTGCCGTTGACCATGATCGAGCCGGTGCGCCGACCGACCATGTTCATGATCGCCCGCAGCGTAGTCGAGCGACCGGAGCCATTGCGCCCCAGCAGGGTCACCAGTTCGCCACGGCGGACCTGCATGTCGATGCCGTGAAGGATGTGCGACTCGCCATAGAAGGCGTGCAGGTCGGCGATGCGCAGTTGTTCGAATTCAGGGGTGTGCAGACTGCTCATGCGTGGGCCCCTTGCACTGCCGCCTCACTGCCCAGGTATGCCTCGCGCACCTGCGGATGGGCCGACACGCTGGCGTAGTCGCCCTCGGCCAGAATCGCCCCGCGCGCCAGCACGGTGATGCGGTCGGACAGCTCGCTGACCACGCTCAAGTTGTGCTCCACCATCAACACCGTGCGCCCCACCGCCGCACGTCGTACCAATTCGATGACCATGTTCACATCCTCGTGCCCCATTCCCTGGGTCGGTTCGTCGAGCAGCAGCACGCTGGGGTCCAGCGCCAGGGTGGTGGCCAGTTCCAGCGCACGTTTGCGGCCGTACGGCAATTCGATGGTCTGGGTGTGGGCGTAGTCGGCCAGGCCCACCTCTTCGAGCATCTGCATGGCGCGTTCGTTGAGCGAATCGAGGCTGCTCTCGGGCTTCCAGAAATGGTAGGAATCACCGCGCTTGCGCTGCAGCGCCACCCGCACGTTTTCCACCACGCTCATGTGGCCGAACACCGCCGAGATCTGGAACGAGCGCACCAGGCCCAGGCGCGCAATCTCGTTGGGCTTGAGACGGGTGATGGTTTTGCCCTGGTAGAGGATTTCGCCACGGGTGGGCGGGAGGAACTTGGTAAGCAGGTTGAAAACCGTGGTCTTACCGGCCCCATTGGGACCGATCAGGGCATGGATATGGCCCTTCTGAACACGCAGATCGACCGAGTCGACGGCGGTGAAACCGCGAAACTCCTTGGTCAGGCCGCGGGTTTCCAAGACAAACTCTGGTGACATGTGGAGCCCTCTAACCTTGTTTGTTTTTATTGGTTATGGCGCTGCGGACACACTTGCACTGACGTTTACGCTTACGTAAACGTGACCGAATATACAAAAGTCAGAATCGTCCTACAAGATATAAACGGATAACTTACGACTAAAGTATTTCAGGGCTGAAACATGTGTTGGCGCGAGGCTCTAGACCGGGCATCCACATGACTTTCATGGACACAGAGTCCCCTGATGGAGCGAGCCTGCTCGCGAAGAGGCCGACACATGCACCCTCGGCAGCGCCTGACACTGCGCATCGCTGGCCAGCTCCTACAGGGATCCGCGGCCGCTCACAAGATCCGCGAAAAACGCAGCCTCAGACATTGGTAAAAATCCCCGTCACCGGCTCGATGTTCCCCTCATAGGGCACCGTAGTACCCGCTGCCTTGGCCACGGTCGCCCAGATCCGCTGCATGTCGACGAAACGCTTGCCGATTACCGGATTGCCCGAGTGATGATCCCGATCGGCCTGGCCGGTGATGTTGAAGTAGCGTCCATCGCCATCGCCGCTCTTGAGCAAGCCACTCGCACCGCCCATCAGCACCATCGGCATGTCGATCATATGCTCCGGCGCACCGTCGGCCATCTCGCTGGTCAGCACCACCAGGGTATGGTCGAGCAGGCTGTCTTCGGGGGCATGCGGGTCCTGATAACGGGCCAGCTCATCCATGAACCGTTTGACCTGGCGCACGTACCATTGCCGCGTACCCTTCCAGAACGGTTCCCCGGAATAGCGGTGCGCACAATCATGGGGATTACTGGTGGTGCTGACGTCGACGATGTTCAGTGATTCCGCCGAGCGCCCGATTTGTATCGTTGCGACCCGGGTAATCCCGCACCCCAGGGCGGTGGCCACCACCTGATGATGGTTGGCCTGAACCTGAGTACGATCGCGAGCCGAGCGAAAATCCAGGGGCTCCAGGGTCACGGGCTTGCACTCGCCGATGGGCGGCTGATCCATCTCGAGGTCCTTGATCACCTGCTCCACCGAGTCCAGATGGGTGACCAGCTTCTGGTGCTCGGCACCGGACAGCTTGCTGAGGATTTCGCGGGTATCGAGCAATGCCATGTCCAGGAATGACCGGTTGCGCAGCGGTCGGCCATCGGGATTGCGTTTGCGCACCGGCGCCTTGAACAAGGCCTCGGCCATTAACACCGGATCGCGATACGGGGTGCGAATCGCCTTGTCCTGGAAGGAGACGAACCAGGGCGTGCCGTCGACGCCGGCATGGGGCCCGGCAAACAGACTTCGGTGAGAAGCCTCGGTGCCCGGCAAGTGATTGCCCAACAGGATATCGATCGACGACTGACTGGACTTGGTGTCGCGCAATACCCAGTTCCAGCCGCTGTGTCCGACGTTACCCGGGCCCAGCATAATCCCGCGCAGGTACAACGACTGATCGCGGTAGGCGGCCAGCTCGGCGCTGATCTCATTCAGGGTGAACGCGCTGGTGTCCACGTCCTGGGCCGTAGGGTGCCAGAGCCCGCGCCCATCACCAAAACCGCCGCCGGTGTAGGAATCCACCGCCAGACCGTCAGGCACCACCACAAATACCACCTTGAGCTTCGCCTGCTCCGTCTGCCCGGCCAGCGCCATGCGCGACAGACCGAAAGGGCTCAACGAACCATAGACACTCACAGCAGCCAGGCCCTGCAAAAAACGCCGACGACTTTTAAGAAGATCCATGATCAATTCCTCTCGGTCTTGTAAATGAACGCCTTGGACGTACCCAATGCCTTGAGCATCTCGGCCAGCGAGCCTGAGGTTTTCAGGCCGTCGGCGACCGCCTTGACGGTGCCCGACGTCGAGACATCGGATTTACTGCCAAAGACAAACCGGAAATAACTGTCCGCCATGCAGAACTGCGAGGTTGGGCTGCGCGAAACAATGTTGGCGATATCGCGCACATCATTGATCGGCTCAGTACCAGTTGCCGTGAGGAAGGGACCGGATGCCTTGATCGGCAACATCTGCGGATACTGGTTGTAGTTATGGGCTCGCTCCTCAAGGCGATAGCGCCCGGCCGCGTCGTAATGCTCCATCGAGGAACCGGTGTCGTTCATGTATTGGTGGCACTGCCAGCAACGTCCACCGGATGCCTGCTCACCGTTGACCGAGTCCCAATACTCGCGGGTAGTGATGGCCCGTGGCGGCTGGGTCGGATCGGTCGGGTCAGGTTCCACCGGCGCGCCGAACTCATGACAGAACATCTGTTCACGAATCATGATGCCGCGCTTGACCAGCGAGGTGGCCTGGTAGTCGGACGTTGCCGCCTGTGTCAGGCCCAGGTGCAGCAGGCCGCCACGCTTGTCATCGACCGTCACCTTGCGCATGTCATTGCCCGTCACGCCAGCGATCCCGTAATGCGCGGCCAGGGCCTGATTGAGGAAGGTGTAGTGCGGCGTGAACAGTTCCGTGAAGGTGCCGTTGTTGAGCATCAGGTTGCGACTCAGCAGGTACTGCTCCTGCGCCATGAGCTGAATCATCTGCGCGCTCAACCCGGGTTTTTCCTGCACGCCACGTTCAGTCTTGACGTAGTAACTGACAAACCGGTTGAACTGGGCGATGCCGCGCTCCGTACGCATCATGCGCTCGATCTCGGCGCCGATCTGTAGCTCGGTCTGCAGTTCGTTGCGCTGCGCCTTGGCCAGCAACGCCTCGTCCGGAGTGGTGCCGAGGAACCCGTAAGACAGCGCGGTGGCCACCTCGTACGGTGTCAATTGATAGACCGTGCCGTCACGCGTGGTGCTCACGCCCAGTTCAGAGCGATAGAGGAAGTTAGGCGACAGCAACAGCGCGGCAATCAGCCCCGGCGCCTCCTGCTCCTCGTAAAGCGTCTGATAGCGCTCGCGCTCGGCGTCGCTGAGCGGACGCCGGAACAACTGCAAGCCCAGCGACGTGACCAGATCCGCCCCCATCTTCGACGGTGCCAGGACGCGCAGGCGCGCCGGCGTCACCTCGTTGGCCACCGACAGGGCCATGTCGTAGAACTGCTTGACGTCTTCGGCCTGGAGAATCCCCTTGCTGGCCTCGCCGGGGTACTTGAAGTCGGTTTCCGACTTGTCGGCCGGCAACTTCTCGGGGTTGATCTCTACCCCCAATACATCCATGACAGTGGCGGCATACTCATCCGCGGTCAGCAGACGCAACTGCCGCACCCCTTGCGACTCACCCGGCTTCAGAAAGGGTGCCCAGACCACGTCGAACAGGTGCGTGCTGACTTCCGTGGCGCAAGTCGTATCGCAATGCCCGGCCACCGGCATGCTCTTGATCTGCCGGACCAGCGCATCCAGCCCCGCGGCGCTCCAGGTTGTGGCCATGCGCTGGGTGGCGAAAGACTCCATCGAGTGACATTTGGTACAGGCCTGGGCCAGCACCGTCTCGCCCAGGTTGTCCAGCACCCGGTAAGCCATCGGCGTTAGCTGGTGGTGTTCGCTGGACTCGTCAATGTCCACCTTTTCCAGTTCCGGCTCAGGTTTGGCCTTGGCGTAGAACGGGTAAATCACCTGGTACTTGCCGTAACTGAGGATCTGCGTGGTGCTCTCCCCCCAGGGTACCTGGATCACCTTGGGCTCCTCTGTCGGCTTGGCAGTGTTGACCAGGCTCAGGTGCCATTGCGCGTCGCTGACCGACGCCGGCTTGGCCGGGGCTTTGATCGTCACCTCGACTTCGAGCTTGTCCGGGCGCTCGCGGTAACTCAGGTCGATGACATGGGTCTTATGTGTCGCCGACAACGTGAAGACGGAATTGCGCACCTGCGGAATCCAGTCCCTCACATCATTGAGCCGCAGTTGGTATTCGCCATAGGGCAAACCTTCGAGAAAGATACTGGCTTCGCTGTCCGCCGGGTTCCAGGAGACTTGCACCAGGCGACGATTGCCATCGGGGCCGGTCAGGTAACCACTGATCATCTCCTTCTCGTAGCCTGGCGGCGGTAAGGAGGGGCGCAACGTCAATTGGGTCGGCGGCAAGCCGCTGGGGTCGTAGCGCATGCGATAAATCACCCCGGCAACGTCATCGCTGATCAGGATGCTGCCATCGCCCAATGCCAGAAATTCGGTGGGCCGACCCACGCAGGAGTTGTCCAGGCAGTACACATCGAATTTATCCGGATCCTGGACGAAACCGTTGATCAGCGGGATCTGATTAACCACTCGATCGCCGCCCTGAATCGTCAGCATCTGCACGTTCATGCCGGGGACTGCGCTAGAACCGGTGCCGTGCAGGGCCACCAGCAGGCGCGGGGTTTCGCGGCCATCGGGCCCGGGATAGCCGTACCAGAACATCACCCCCAGTGGCGCGGTGTTGGTCCCCTGTTCGAAGGCTGGGGCCACGTATTGATCAGGGTTGATATCGTCCAACGGCTTGTCCGAGACGATCGCGCCCGGCACCAGCGGAGGCTGGATCACTCCTGGGTTCTGGTACTCCTCCTGGGTGAACCCGGGGGTGTTTTTGCCGAACAGATAGGGCACGCCAAAATGCTGGCCGTCAGCGCTGATCCTGTTGACTTCATCAGGGTTGGCGAAACCCTGGCGATTGTTGTCGCTGAACCATATTTTGCCGGTGTTGGGGTTGAAGTCGAAGCCCACTGAATTGCGTACACCCGAGGCGAGGATCTCCCACTTTTTATCCTTATCCTCGTCACTCTCGTCCTCATCCACGGTGTCCAGCGGGTACCGCAACAAGGTGCCATAACGCGGGTCTTTGTCTTTGGGGATCATGCACAGGTTGCAGGGGATGCCGACAGCGGTGTAGAGCCATTTATCACTGGCCACCGGGCTGAAGCGCAACGGATGTTTCATGTGCCAGATACGGGTGTTGGAACCGCTGGACAGCGGCGGCAGGGGAAACCCCTTGGCATCCGGGGGAAATTTGACCACCAACTGAGGCTTGGGGTCCTTGTAGTTGTTATCGGCATCGCGCAGGCGATAAAGCCCGCCAGTGGTCGAGTAGTACAGGTCACCGTCGCGCCAGGCCACGCCATGGGGCTCTTCCTGGCCGCTGGCGATCACGTGGATGGCGGTCGGCTTGCCGGCTGCATCCAGGGGCAAGGCGTAAATCATGTCGGCGATCTTGCCGTCATACACATAGGAAGGAATCGCGCTGGATCCGACATACAGCACGTTTTTGCCCATGGCCATTTGCCGAGGCTGAATCAGCCCCTGGGCAAACAATTCGATCTTGATCCCGGGCAGACCATGGAGTTTATCAACCTCCACCGGTGGCCGGTATTTGACCTCGACAGTCTGCTCTTCGCCCGCGTCCTGCTTGAAGGAAACGATGTGCGGTGTGTTCAGCGGAACGAAGCCGTCGGCGACATTCATCACCAGTTGATAATCGCAGGCCTTGAGTTGATCCAGATGCAGGGTTTCATTGGCCTTGATGCTGATCGGGATCTCTTCGGCCTTGCAGCGCAGTACCCCGGTCAACACCTGATCGGCTCGCGACACGCCGGGCACCGCCGGTTTCAGGGGGGCCTTGCCGCTCAGGGTGGCGAAACTCAAGGTCAGTCGATTACCTTCAGGACCACCGCACTCGCCCAGGTCTTTCCAGGCGTCGGGCCAGTGACCTTGTGGTTTGCCCGGTTCATAGGCGACCTGGCGACACCAGGCCGAACTGCCAGGGCCCAGGGGCGCCTCATCATCTTTCCAGCATTCGTACCCATGGCCCCGATGAGTGACTTGCTCGCCTGGCCCATACACCTTGTCGACGACATAGGGATCCGGCGGACAGGACTGGCGGCCAGCGGGCGCGGAATGGGCCGTACCCGGAAAAAAAACCACGCCTATGATTACGCCCAGCGCGACCAGGCCCAACATGGCCAACACGCGACACACACCGACAGACTTCTCCATGATTCAGGCCTCATGCATCGGCCAGGTACCGGGTTGCCGCCTTGCAACGACCGATCAGCCGCTGCGCAGTGAACCCTCTGACCCCGGGTGGCAGGTCGCCGTAGGCGAGTCTGGCCCGATAAGGTAATTGGAATGTCTTCCAATGCGGTTCCACTGCATGACCACGACATGGCTGGACAGCCATAGAGACAGGAACTGACAGACATTCATCCGTGCATCGCCAGCCCTCGGATCCAGATGACGATCAACCGAGCAGGCGTTTTTATCAAAACGCCAATCGATCACCTGCGTCTACTGTCAAAGTTGACAGGTAGCCATCCTTCACCCGCACTCAATCACTCCTGCACAGCCAGCGGCTTGCTCAATTCGCCAATCTTCTCCAGCCGCGCCCGCACGATGTTGCGGCTGATATTGAGCAGGCGTCCGGTCTGCAACTGATTGCCATGGCAGTAGCGGTAGGCAGCGCGAAAGATCGTCTCTTCGATGTGTTCGTAGAGGTCGGGAATATTCTGTTCGAACAGCGCATTCAGTGCCGTTTCCAGGTCCACCGGGCCACTGACTGCATGGCTGAGCGGATTGGCCTGCTCCTGGCGAATACCCGAAGAGCGCATGTCCACCAGGTGCAAATCGGCCGGCGCCACCCGCTGGTTACGGCACACCAGCAAGGCATGGTGAATGGAGTTTTCCAGCTCGCGGATGTTGCCCGGCCAATTGTGCTCGAGCAGTTTGCGCTCGGTCTCGATGCTCAGGGTCGCGCGGTTGTAGCCCAGGCGCTGGCAGTATTCCTCGAGGAAAAACTCGGCCAGCGGCAGGATGTCCCCTGGGCGCTCGCGCAGCGGCGGCAGGCGAATGGTCGCC
This region of Pseudomonas fluorescens genomic DNA includes:
- a CDS encoding phospholipase, which translates into the protein MAQPTAAYINKSSWMSEVIGIEKLKLTDIIWPGAHNCGMDKKARYFGPIVGNWTTCQNDSFAFQLAQGVRAFDIRIGYELRAEGERFYFHHNGGRSGRLLDELLEAVLAFITENPGEFLMLDFHQLGDGKHPFPYQTFSDLMADRLGPHAIAHSLADLSVGELKRTRTRSRVMLAASGSLDLDRTLFWPRISHKWKDSTFTSPQDLYLHIARTLDKEPVSSTFPWSLSATCYSLLGPADIKHYLDIWFHPSVPWISRCSIINSDFVDESTIVEHCAMANAIKAAAITP
- a CDS encoding OprD family porin produces the protein MAGVIGVCAPASADFINDSKASVEMRNFYMNRDFRQANAPQNKGEEWAQGFILKMESGFTEGTVGFGVDAQGLLGIKLDSSPDRAGVTGLLPQGPTSRRAPDNYSELGVTGKVRVSKTTLKVGTLMPKLPVLVPNDTRLLPQTFEGGQLTSMDLDNLTFNGGRLTQVSQRNSSNREDMTVMKGPRRNIVTGANATTDQFDFIGGDYKWSNGLTTGYHYAHLEDLYKQHFLTLSHTLAVTEGQSLKSDLRWSSATDDGNSNVDNRMLGAMFTYALGAHAFGLTYQKMSGDTGFANVNGADPYLVNLVQINDFANQDERSFQARYDFNFAGVGIPGLTFMTRYVKGDQVNLGAAPGDGKEWERNTDIGYVIQSGALKNVGIKWRNASYRSSFASDIDENRLIVSYSLPLW
- a CDS encoding branched-chain amino acid ABC transporter permease produces the protein MTSLQIKPEAVRQPPQVVLERQKAATRRKRGFYLALFAVALVAPAAIYPVFLMKLLCFALFACAFNLLLGYAGLLSFGHAAFLATGGYVTGFLLTQYSGLDTGLGIILGTLSSALMGLVFGLLAIRRQGIYFAMITLALAQLVFFLYVQAPFTGGENGLHGVPRGELFGLLELSNNLTMYYFVLAVFVFGFAVIQRTIHSPYGQVLKAIRENEPRAISLGYNVDAHKLLAFVISAALTGLAGSTKTVVFQLASLTDAHWHMSGEVILMTLLGGVGTILGPLVGATVVVTLQSYLSNGPLGEWVHVILGMIFVLCVLLFRVGIVGWVLKLNRRNF
- a CDS encoding branched-chain amino acid ABC transporter permease; translation: MTLIFGIPLAVMSGQLLLGLINGAFYALLSLGLAIIFGLLRIINFAHGAQYMLGAFTAVMALNWLGVNYWMALVLAPLLVGAVGVLIERYLLRRIAGEDHLYGLLLTFGLALILEGSFVKLFGVSGSAYPMPEQLKGGYNLGFMFLPTYRAWVIVAALAVCLVTWYMIERTRLGSYLRAGTENPKLMQAFGINVPLLITLTYGYGAALAAFAGVLAAPIYSVTPTMGANLLIVVFAVVVIGGMGSIMGAIVTGLAMGLIEGLTKVFYPEAANTVVFLVMVLVLLLRPAGLFGKEA
- a CDS encoding ABC transporter substrate-binding protein, with amino-acid sequence MKVFQQTASAILASSLIAGAAQAQISDDEIRIGYLADMSGTYRDLSGPGGLDALNMAIEDFGGQVNGKKIVVFSADDLNKPDVGANTVRQWVDERNVDMVTGMVASSVVLAASKVVEQSGKLALISGAAASSLTNEFCSPNHIHWTYDSYALANGTAKSVLADGGKSWFIITADYAFGHAMEADITKVVEADGGKVVGKVRHPFPTNDFSSYILQAQGSGAEVIAFANAGADTVNSLKTANQFGVAQSGQKQAGMVVFLNDIHAMGLDVTQGLMLTTGWYWDMNDESRAWAERYHKRTGKMPGMVPAGIYSATMNYLNAIKATGSDEAQTVRTQMMATPVNDMFAKNGKIRADGRMVHDMYLVQVKTPAESKGEWDLYKIVRTIPGDEAYRPVAESKCKLLSQN
- a CDS encoding ABC transporter ATP-binding protein, translating into MSSLHTPEFEQLRIADLHAFYGESHILHGIDMQVRRGELVTLLGRNGSGRSTTLRAIMNMVGRRTGSIMVNGTETIGLSAHLIPRLGVGFCPEERGIFASLNVEENLLLPPNVRSDGMSLDEIYEMFPNLYERRFSQGTRLSGGEQQMLAMARILRTGANLLLLDEITEGLAPVIVQKLGQVLIKLKNKGLTIVLVEQNFRFAAPLADRHYLMDHGQIVEQISAAELDAKQELLHSCLGV